One segment of Rosa chinensis cultivar Old Blush chromosome 6, RchiOBHm-V2, whole genome shotgun sequence DNA contains the following:
- the LOC112174234 gene encoding membrane protein of ER body 2-like isoform X3, with translation MEAPLERLPRQNSNTDITTNNGGNVVYSLEEGKRSPRNGTHMVSDKRAEWPVSGTELLYGATSNSGHGIVTVGVESVRFQKSVETKHQDEDTRKLKDLGSSSSEQTEQSPEENGVAKHRKIKLRDLEGVFEKTAAHEFYCPNCNACITEVIVRDRESKPPTPPLIEPDEPKPPTPPLIEPEERVRCTSCFGLLFRAGTQGKQSLDTGTQEPTEGTTVITVIKPPEQTPAGSELPRDANNMLEILKSIVYGGLNEAIASLSIVASAASTDTATLNIFVLALANLLGGLFVIGHNLWDLKADQVDSKYKEVLGNKDNFFFHVPVAILSFLIFGLVPPLVYGFSFSQSDDSNLKIAAVAASSILCIILLAIGKAYIQTPPKYIKTVLYYIVIGVGAAGVSYLVGDLIDKLVEKLGWFNSTVAGSLPLPHLTMSTVKPAWESW, from the exons ATGGAAGCACCATTAGAAAGGCTGCCTCGCCAAAACAGCAACACAGACATTACCACCAATAATGGTGGGAATGTTGTCTATTCCTTAGAAGAAGGGAAGAGAAGCCCAAGAAATGGTACTCACATGGTCTCTGATAAAAGAGCAG AATGGCCCGTTTCAGGTACTGAATTGCTATACGGAGCTACATCCAATAGTGGACACGGAATAGTGACTGTTGGAGTAGAGAGCGTACGTTTTCAAAAGAGTGTTGAGACCAAGCACCAAGACGAGGATACTAGGAAGTTGAAGGATCTTGGCTCTTCATCCTCCGAGCAGACGGAGCAGTCCCCTGAGGAAAATGGAGTGGCTAAGCATCGAAAAATTAAGTTGAGAGATCTTGAAGGGGTGTTTGAGAAGACGGCTGCGCATGAATTCTACTGTCCTAATTGCAATGCTTGCATCACCGAGGTTATAGTCCGCGATAGAGAATCAAAACCTCCTACCCCACCACTTATTGAGCCAGATGAACCAAAACCTCCTACTCCACCACTTATTGAGCCAGAAGAACGCGTCAGATGCACTTCGTGCTTTGGTCTCCTATTTCGTGCAG GCACTCAAGGTAAACAATCTCTTGATACAGGCACTCAAG AACCTACAGAGGGCACAACAGTTATTACTGTGATCAAACCGCCGGAACAAACGCCGGCAGGGTCTGAATTACCACGAGATGCTAATAATATGTTAGAAATCCTCAAAAGCATCGTTTACGGTGGTTTAAATGAAGCAATTGCAAGCTTAAGCATTGTGGCCTCTGCAGCTAGTACTGATACTGCCACAT TGAACATTTTCGTTTTGGCACTGGCAAACTTGTTGGGTGGTCTTTTCGTCATCGGACACAAT CTCTGGGACCTGAAAGCTGATCAAGTAGACAGTAAATACAAAGAAGTACTAGGGAACAAagataatttcttttttcatgtCCCGGTTGCCATACTCTCGTTCCTCATTTTCGGGTTAGTACCTCCTTTGGTTTATGGCTTCTCGTTCTCTCAGAGCGACGACAGCAACCTAAAGATTGCAGCAGTTGCAGCATCTTCTATTTTATGCATCATACTTCTCGCAATTGGAAAGGCTTACATCCAGACGCCACCAAAGTACATCAAAACTGTGCTGTACTATATCGTCATAGGGGTTGGCGCCGCCGGTGTTTCTTACTTGGTAGGTGACTTAATTGACAAACTTGTAGAGAAGCTTGGCTGGTTCAACTCAACTGTAGCTGGCTCTCTGCCTCTTCCTCATCTGACTATGAGTACAGTGAAACCTGCATGGGAATCCTGGTGA
- the LOC112171447 gene encoding membrane protein of ER body-like protein has translation MLEILKSIVYGGLNEAIASLSIVASAASTDTATLNIFVLALANLLGGLFVIGHNLWDLKANQVDSKYKEVLGNKDNFFFHAPVAILSFLIFGLVPPLVYGFSFSHSDDSDLKIAAVASSSILCIILLAIGKAYIQTPPKYIKNVLYYIVIGVGAAGVSYLVGDLIDKLVEKLGWFNSTVDGSLPLPHLTMSTVKPAWESW, from the exons ATGTTAGAAATCCTTAAAAGCATCGTTTACGGTGGTTTAAATGAAGCAATTGCAAGCTTAAGTATTGTGGCATCTGCAGCTAGTACTGATACTGCCACAT TGAACATTTTCGTTTTGGCACTGGCAAACTTGCTGGGTGGTCTTTTCGTCATCGGACACAAT CTCTGGGACCTGAAAGCTAATCAAGTAGACAGCAAATACAAAGAAGTACTAGGGAACAAagataatttcttttttcatgcCCCGGTTGCCATACTCTCGTTCCTCATTTTCGGGTTAGTACCTCCTTTGGTTTATGGCTTCTCGTTCTCTCATAGCGACGACAGCGACCTAAAGATTGCAGCAGTTGCATCATCTTCTATTTTATGCATCATACTTCTCGCAATTGGAAAGGCTTACATCCAGACGCCACCAAAGTACATCAAAAATGTGTTGTACTATATCGTCATAGGGGTTGGCGCTGCCGGTGTTTCTTACTTGGTAGGTGACTTAATTGACAAACTTGTAGAGAAGCTTGGCTGGTTCAACTCAACTGTAGATGGCTCTCTGCCTCTTCCTCATCTGACTATGAGTACAGTGAAACCTGCATGGGAATCCTGGTGA
- the LOC112174234 gene encoding membrane protein of ER body 2-like isoform X1, with translation MEAPLERLPRQNSNTDITTNNGGNVVYSLEEGKRSPRNGTHMVSDKRAEWPVSGTELLYGATSNSGHGIVTVGVESVRFQKSVETKHQDEDTRKLKDLGSSSSEQTEQSPEENGVAKHRKIKLRDLEGVFEKTAAHEFYCPNCNACITEVIVRDRESKPPTPPLIEPDEPKPPTPPLIEPEERVRCTSCFGLLFRADEPKPPTPPLIVADEPSCFGLLFRAGTQGKQSLDTGTQEPTEGTTVITVIKPPEQTPAGSELPRDANNMLEILKSIVYGGLNEAIASLSIVASAASTDTATLNIFVLALANLLGGLFVIGHNLWDLKADQVDSKYKEVLGNKDNFFFHVPVAILSFLIFGLVPPLVYGFSFSQSDDSNLKIAAVAASSILCIILLAIGKAYIQTPPKYIKTVLYYIVIGVGAAGVSYLVGDLIDKLVEKLGWFNSTVAGSLPLPHLTMSTVKPAWESW, from the exons ATGGAAGCACCATTAGAAAGGCTGCCTCGCCAAAACAGCAACACAGACATTACCACCAATAATGGTGGGAATGTTGTCTATTCCTTAGAAGAAGGGAAGAGAAGCCCAAGAAATGGTACTCACATGGTCTCTGATAAAAGAGCAG AATGGCCCGTTTCAGGTACTGAATTGCTATACGGAGCTACATCCAATAGTGGACACGGAATAGTGACTGTTGGAGTAGAGAGCGTACGTTTTCAAAAGAGTGTTGAGACCAAGCACCAAGACGAGGATACTAGGAAGTTGAAGGATCTTGGCTCTTCATCCTCCGAGCAGACGGAGCAGTCCCCTGAGGAAAATGGAGTGGCTAAGCATCGAAAAATTAAGTTGAGAGATCTTGAAGGGGTGTTTGAGAAGACGGCTGCGCATGAATTCTACTGTCCTAATTGCAATGCTTGCATCACCGAGGTTATAGTCCGCGATAGAGAATCAAAACCTCCTACCCCACCACTTATTGAGCCAGATGAACCAAAACCTCCTACTCCACCACTTATTGAGCCAGAAGAACGCGTCAGATGCACTTCGTGCTTTGGTCTCCTATTTCGTGCAG ATGAACCAAAACCTCCTACTCCACCACTTATTGTGGCAGATGAACCCTCGTGCTTTGGTCTCCTATTTCGTGCAG GCACTCAAGGTAAACAATCTCTTGATACAGGCACTCAAG AACCTACAGAGGGCACAACAGTTATTACTGTGATCAAACCGCCGGAACAAACGCCGGCAGGGTCTGAATTACCACGAGATGCTAATAATATGTTAGAAATCCTCAAAAGCATCGTTTACGGTGGTTTAAATGAAGCAATTGCAAGCTTAAGCATTGTGGCCTCTGCAGCTAGTACTGATACTGCCACAT TGAACATTTTCGTTTTGGCACTGGCAAACTTGTTGGGTGGTCTTTTCGTCATCGGACACAAT CTCTGGGACCTGAAAGCTGATCAAGTAGACAGTAAATACAAAGAAGTACTAGGGAACAAagataatttcttttttcatgtCCCGGTTGCCATACTCTCGTTCCTCATTTTCGGGTTAGTACCTCCTTTGGTTTATGGCTTCTCGTTCTCTCAGAGCGACGACAGCAACCTAAAGATTGCAGCAGTTGCAGCATCTTCTATTTTATGCATCATACTTCTCGCAATTGGAAAGGCTTACATCCAGACGCCACCAAAGTACATCAAAACTGTGCTGTACTATATCGTCATAGGGGTTGGCGCCGCCGGTGTTTCTTACTTGGTAGGTGACTTAATTGACAAACTTGTAGAGAAGCTTGGCTGGTTCAACTCAACTGTAGCTGGCTCTCTGCCTCTTCCTCATCTGACTATGAGTACAGTGAAACCTGCATGGGAATCCTGGTGA
- the LOC112174234 gene encoding membrane protein of ER body 2-like isoform X2, whose product MEAPLERLPRQNSNTDITTNNGGNVVYSLEEGKRSPRNGTHMVSDKRAGTELLYGATSNSGHGIVTVGVESVRFQKSVETKHQDEDTRKLKDLGSSSSEQTEQSPEENGVAKHRKIKLRDLEGVFEKTAAHEFYCPNCNACITEVIVRDRESKPPTPPLIEPDEPKPPTPPLIEPEERVRCTSCFGLLFRADEPKPPTPPLIVADEPSCFGLLFRAGTQGKQSLDTGTQEPTEGTTVITVIKPPEQTPAGSELPRDANNMLEILKSIVYGGLNEAIASLSIVASAASTDTATLNIFVLALANLLGGLFVIGHNLWDLKADQVDSKYKEVLGNKDNFFFHVPVAILSFLIFGLVPPLVYGFSFSQSDDSNLKIAAVAASSILCIILLAIGKAYIQTPPKYIKTVLYYIVIGVGAAGVSYLVGDLIDKLVEKLGWFNSTVAGSLPLPHLTMSTVKPAWESW is encoded by the exons ATGGAAGCACCATTAGAAAGGCTGCCTCGCCAAAACAGCAACACAGACATTACCACCAATAATGGTGGGAATGTTGTCTATTCCTTAGAAGAAGGGAAGAGAAGCCCAAGAAATGGTACTCACATGGTCTCTGATAAAAGAGCAG GTACTGAATTGCTATACGGAGCTACATCCAATAGTGGACACGGAATAGTGACTGTTGGAGTAGAGAGCGTACGTTTTCAAAAGAGTGTTGAGACCAAGCACCAAGACGAGGATACTAGGAAGTTGAAGGATCTTGGCTCTTCATCCTCCGAGCAGACGGAGCAGTCCCCTGAGGAAAATGGAGTGGCTAAGCATCGAAAAATTAAGTTGAGAGATCTTGAAGGGGTGTTTGAGAAGACGGCTGCGCATGAATTCTACTGTCCTAATTGCAATGCTTGCATCACCGAGGTTATAGTCCGCGATAGAGAATCAAAACCTCCTACCCCACCACTTATTGAGCCAGATGAACCAAAACCTCCTACTCCACCACTTATTGAGCCAGAAGAACGCGTCAGATGCACTTCGTGCTTTGGTCTCCTATTTCGTGCAG ATGAACCAAAACCTCCTACTCCACCACTTATTGTGGCAGATGAACCCTCGTGCTTTGGTCTCCTATTTCGTGCAG GCACTCAAGGTAAACAATCTCTTGATACAGGCACTCAAG AACCTACAGAGGGCACAACAGTTATTACTGTGATCAAACCGCCGGAACAAACGCCGGCAGGGTCTGAATTACCACGAGATGCTAATAATATGTTAGAAATCCTCAAAAGCATCGTTTACGGTGGTTTAAATGAAGCAATTGCAAGCTTAAGCATTGTGGCCTCTGCAGCTAGTACTGATACTGCCACAT TGAACATTTTCGTTTTGGCACTGGCAAACTTGTTGGGTGGTCTTTTCGTCATCGGACACAAT CTCTGGGACCTGAAAGCTGATCAAGTAGACAGTAAATACAAAGAAGTACTAGGGAACAAagataatttcttttttcatgtCCCGGTTGCCATACTCTCGTTCCTCATTTTCGGGTTAGTACCTCCTTTGGTTTATGGCTTCTCGTTCTCTCAGAGCGACGACAGCAACCTAAAGATTGCAGCAGTTGCAGCATCTTCTATTTTATGCATCATACTTCTCGCAATTGGAAAGGCTTACATCCAGACGCCACCAAAGTACATCAAAACTGTGCTGTACTATATCGTCATAGGGGTTGGCGCCGCCGGTGTTTCTTACTTGGTAGGTGACTTAATTGACAAACTTGTAGAGAAGCTTGGCTGGTTCAACTCAACTGTAGCTGGCTCTCTGCCTCTTCCTCATCTGACTATGAGTACAGTGAAACCTGCATGGGAATCCTGGTGA